A window from Chaetodon trifascialis isolate fChaTrf1 chromosome 5, fChaTrf1.hap1, whole genome shotgun sequence encodes these proteins:
- the ndufc1 gene encoding NADH dehydrogenase [ubiquinone] 1 subunit C1, mitochondrial has protein sequence MTFSRLLSRAVHVNKVSSRSAFTSSKPDTVNPNWFRVGLAFGSSAFLWGLLFKQHSTDVHEYKVRNGLE, from the exons ATGACTTTCAGCCGGTTATTATCCAGAGCTGTTCATGTCAACAAAG tttcatccaGGTCTGCGTTCACAAGCTCCAAACCAGACACTGTTAACCCCAACTGGTTCCGAGTGGGTCTTGCCTTTGGATCATCTGCTTTCCTATGGGGCCTG cttttcaagcagcacagcacagatgtACATGAGTACAAAGTGAGGAATGGCCTGGAATAA